One region of Clavibacter michiganensis subsp. tessellarius genomic DNA includes:
- the tyrS gene encoding tyrosine--tRNA ligase: MRVPDTIPAHLSAQRNDPSFADVWEEIVWRGYVQVSTDPEALRSLLAGPPITYYCGFDPTAPSLHLGNLVQLLLMRRLQLAGHRPLGLVGGSTGLIGDPKPTAERTLNSPETVADWVRRLQAQVSWFLSPQGDNGVRIVNNLDWTAPLSAIDFLREVGKHFRVGTMLKKDAVSARLNSDEGISYTEFSYQILQGLDFRELYRAHGCVLQTGGSDQWGNLTSGTDLVRRSERATVHAIGTPLITNSDGTKFGKSEGNAVWLDPEITSPYAFYQFWLNTEDADVVHRLRVFTFLDRARIEELERAVEAEPFRRAAQRELAWEVTTLVHGQAATESAIAASQALFGQGELTALDESTLRAALGELPSAELAPGTTVIQALIDTGLVSSAGEARRAIAQGGVYVNNVAVGDAGALVDDLLHGRFAVIRRGKKTLAGVTVA; encoded by the coding sequence GTGCGGGTGCCCGACACCATCCCCGCCCACCTCTCCGCCCAGCGCAACGACCCGTCCTTCGCGGACGTGTGGGAGGAGATCGTCTGGCGCGGGTACGTGCAGGTCTCGACGGACCCGGAGGCGCTGAGGTCGCTGCTCGCGGGGCCGCCCATCACGTACTACTGCGGCTTCGACCCGACCGCTCCGAGCCTGCACCTCGGCAACCTGGTGCAGCTGCTGCTCATGCGCCGGCTCCAGCTGGCCGGCCATCGCCCGCTCGGGCTCGTGGGCGGGTCGACGGGCCTCATCGGCGACCCGAAGCCCACGGCAGAGCGCACGCTCAACTCCCCGGAGACCGTCGCCGACTGGGTGCGGCGACTCCAGGCGCAGGTGTCCTGGTTCCTCAGTCCGCAGGGGGACAACGGCGTGCGGATCGTCAACAACCTCGACTGGACCGCGCCGCTCAGCGCCATCGACTTCCTGCGGGAGGTGGGCAAGCACTTCCGGGTGGGCACGATGCTCAAGAAGGACGCGGTGAGCGCCCGCCTCAACTCGGACGAGGGCATCAGCTACACCGAGTTCAGCTACCAGATCCTCCAGGGGCTCGACTTCCGCGAGCTGTACCGCGCGCACGGCTGCGTGCTGCAGACCGGGGGCAGCGACCAGTGGGGGAACCTCACCAGCGGGACGGACCTCGTCCGACGCAGCGAGCGGGCCACCGTGCACGCGATCGGCACGCCGCTCATCACCAACTCGGATGGCACGAAGTTCGGCAAGAGCGAGGGCAACGCCGTCTGGCTCGACCCCGAGATCACGAGCCCTTACGCGTTCTACCAGTTCTGGCTCAACACCGAGGACGCCGACGTCGTCCACCGCCTGCGCGTGTTCACGTTCCTCGACCGAGCCCGGATCGAGGAGCTGGAGCGCGCCGTGGAGGCCGAGCCGTTCCGGCGCGCGGCCCAGCGCGAGCTGGCGTGGGAGGTCACGACCCTGGTGCACGGGCAGGCCGCGACCGAGTCCGCGATCGCGGCGTCGCAGGCGCTGTTCGGCCAGGGCGAGCTGACGGCCCTCGACGAGTCGACGCTCCGAGCCGCCCTGGGCGAGCTCCCGTCGGCCGAGCTCGCGCCCGGCACCACCGTCATCCAGGCCCTCATCGACACGGGTCTGGTCTCGAGCGCGGGGGAGGCCCGGCGGGCGATCGCGCAGGGCGGGGTGTACGTGAACAACGTCGCCGTCGGCGATGCGGGCGCGCTCGTGGACGATCTGCTGCACGGTCGCTTCGCCGTCATCCGACGGGGCAAGAAGACCCTCGCCGGCGTCACCGTGGCGTGA
- a CDS encoding DNA-binding protein → MFAITADQKSSRRDVDRAGTVRDELAERYDGRLVLPVDRTSGDEVQALVADAATALDIVLRLTRAGRWSVGLGVGEVRTPLPRATREATGPAFIAARDAVTAAKRSPTRFALAVEAGDPSPRATDDDAPGGTSTGPTAGGLPGPAEVEALITLLLLTRDRRTPQGWDVVDRMAGGGTQRDVAAALGITPQAVSTRLRTSAWRAERDALPGLEALLAHLDAGASAGDPKSTANGGRA, encoded by the coding sequence GTGTTCGCCATCACCGCCGACCAGAAGTCGAGCCGCCGGGACGTCGACCGCGCGGGCACCGTGCGCGACGAGCTCGCCGAGCGCTACGACGGGCGGCTCGTCCTCCCGGTCGACCGCACCTCCGGCGACGAGGTGCAGGCGCTCGTCGCCGACGCCGCCACCGCGCTCGACATCGTCCTGCGGCTCACGCGCGCCGGGCGCTGGAGCGTGGGTCTCGGCGTCGGCGAGGTGCGCACGCCGCTCCCCCGCGCCACGCGCGAGGCCACCGGGCCGGCCTTCATCGCGGCCCGGGATGCCGTCACCGCCGCCAAGCGCAGCCCGACCCGGTTCGCCCTCGCGGTGGAGGCCGGGGATCCGTCCCCGCGGGCGACCGACGACGACGCGCCGGGCGGTACCTCCACCGGTCCCACCGCGGGCGGCCTCCCCGGTCCCGCCGAGGTGGAGGCGCTCATCACCCTGCTGCTGCTCACCCGGGACCGCCGCACCCCCCAGGGCTGGGACGTCGTCGACCGCATGGCGGGCGGCGGGACCCAGCGCGACGTCGCGGCGGCGCTCGGGATCACCCCGCAGGCGGTGAGCACGCGGCTGCGCACCAGCGCATGGCGCGCCGAGCGCGACGCCCTCCCCGGGCTCGAGGCGCTGCTCGCGCACCTCGACGCGGGCGCGTCCGCCGGGGATCCGAAGTCGACCGCCAACGGAGGCCGCGCGTGA
- a CDS encoding DNA-3-methyladenine glycosylase — protein MSDLVLLAGDAVDVAPALLGAVLSRDSEEGRVSVRITEVEAYRGVGEDPGSHSFRGKRARNATMFGPAGRLYAYFSYGMHTCANVVCGPEGTSAGVLLRAGEVVEGADIARIRRGAAVRDRDLARGPARLAVALGIPLADDGAPLDAAPYALVLPAVPLALPASGPRVGVSGPGGSGELFPWRFWIPGDPTVSPYRAHVPRVRR, from the coding sequence GTGAGCGACCTCGTGCTCCTCGCCGGCGACGCGGTCGACGTGGCGCCCGCCCTCCTGGGAGCCGTGCTGTCGCGCGATTCCGAGGAGGGCCGCGTCTCCGTCCGCATCACGGAGGTGGAGGCGTACCGCGGCGTCGGCGAGGACCCGGGGTCGCACTCCTTCCGCGGGAAGCGCGCGCGGAACGCGACGATGTTCGGCCCCGCCGGGCGCCTCTACGCGTACTTCAGCTACGGGATGCACACGTGCGCGAACGTCGTGTGCGGGCCCGAGGGCACGAGCGCGGGCGTCCTGCTCCGCGCCGGCGAGGTCGTCGAGGGAGCGGACATCGCCCGGATCCGTCGAGGCGCGGCCGTCCGCGACCGCGACCTGGCGCGCGGCCCCGCGCGCCTGGCGGTGGCGCTCGGCATCCCGCTGGCCGACGACGGGGCGCCCCTCGACGCGGCGCCCTACGCCCTGGTCCTCCCCGCGGTCCCGCTGGCGCTGCCCGCCTCGGGCCCGCGCGTCGGGGTGTCGGGTCCCGGAGGGTCGGGGGAGCTCTTCCCCTGGCGGTTCTGGATCCCCGGCGACCCGACGGTCTCGCCGTACCGGGCGCACGTCCCGCGGGTCCGCCGCTGA
- the argH gene encoding argininosuccinate lyase → MTESTDPSSRAGEAGALWGGRFAGGPSPELVALSRSTHFDWQLAPYDIAGSRAHARALAAAGYLSDAERQAMLQALDTLEGRVASGELVASEADEDVHGALERGLMDIAGPELGGKLRAGRSRNDQIATLVRMYLRDHAATIHAMLVQLVDALAAQAEAAGGAIMPGRTHLQHAQPVLLAHHLLAHCWPLVRDLERLADWDARADVSPYGSGALAGSTLGLDAGAVARDLGFARSSENSIDGTAARDVVAEFAFVLAQVGIDLSRLSEEIILWNTREFGFVTLSDSYSTGSSIMPQKKNPDIAELARGKSGRLIGNLAGLLATLKGLPLAYNRDLQEDKEPVFDSVQTLEVLLPAFTGMIATLRFDVDRMAELAPQGFSLATDVAEWLVKHRVAFRDAHEITGELVKLAESRGVGLEQLSDDDLRGVSPYLVPEVREVLGIEGSVASRDGVGGTARVRVDEQRAELVRRVAELRSRADAVAERRAAASGGASA, encoded by the coding sequence ATGACCGAGAGCACGGATCCGTCCTCCCGGGCGGGCGAGGCGGGCGCCCTCTGGGGCGGCCGCTTCGCCGGCGGTCCGTCGCCCGAGCTCGTCGCGCTCAGCCGCTCGACGCACTTCGACTGGCAGCTGGCGCCGTACGACATCGCCGGATCCCGGGCGCACGCCCGTGCCCTCGCGGCGGCCGGCTACCTGTCGGACGCGGAGCGGCAGGCCATGCTGCAGGCGCTCGACACGCTGGAGGGCCGCGTCGCGTCGGGTGAGCTCGTCGCGTCCGAGGCCGACGAGGACGTGCACGGCGCCCTCGAGCGCGGCCTCATGGACATCGCCGGTCCCGAGCTCGGCGGCAAGCTCCGCGCGGGCCGCAGCCGCAACGACCAGATCGCGACGCTCGTGCGCATGTACCTGCGCGACCACGCCGCGACCATCCATGCGATGCTCGTGCAGCTGGTGGACGCGCTGGCCGCGCAGGCGGAGGCCGCGGGCGGCGCGATCATGCCCGGCCGCACGCACCTGCAGCACGCGCAGCCCGTGCTGCTCGCGCACCACCTGCTCGCGCACTGCTGGCCGCTCGTCCGCGACCTCGAGCGCCTGGCCGACTGGGACGCGCGCGCCGATGTGTCGCCCTACGGATCCGGCGCCCTCGCGGGCTCGACCCTCGGTCTCGACGCCGGGGCCGTCGCCCGCGACCTCGGCTTCGCCCGCAGCTCCGAGAACTCCATCGACGGCACGGCCGCCCGCGACGTCGTGGCCGAGTTCGCCTTCGTGCTCGCGCAGGTCGGCATCGACCTCTCGCGGCTGAGCGAGGAGATCATCCTCTGGAACACGCGCGAGTTCGGGTTCGTCACCTTGAGCGACTCGTACTCGACCGGGTCGTCGATCATGCCGCAGAAGAAGAACCCTGACATCGCCGAGCTGGCGCGCGGCAAGTCGGGGCGGCTCATCGGCAACCTCGCGGGGCTCCTCGCGACGCTGAAGGGCCTCCCGCTCGCGTACAACCGCGACCTGCAGGAGGACAAGGAGCCGGTGTTCGACTCGGTGCAGACCCTCGAGGTCCTGCTGCCGGCGTTCACCGGCATGATCGCGACCCTCCGCTTCGACGTCGACCGCATGGCCGAGCTCGCGCCGCAGGGCTTCTCGCTCGCTACGGACGTGGCCGAGTGGCTCGTCAAGCACCGCGTGGCCTTCCGCGACGCGCACGAGATCACGGGGGAGCTCGTGAAGCTCGCCGAGTCGCGCGGCGTCGGCCTGGAACAGCTCTCCGACGACGACCTGCGGGGCGTCTCGCCGTACCTCGTGCCCGAGGTCCGCGAGGTGCTGGGCATCGAGGGGTCCGTGGCGAGCCGGGACGGGGTGGGTGGAACCGCCCGCGTCCGCGTCGACGAGCAGCGCGCCGAGCTGGTGCGCCGCGTCGCCGAGCTCCGCTCCCGGGCGGATGCGGTGGCGGAGCGCCGGGCGGCGGCCTCGGGGGGCGCGTCCGCATGA
- a CDS encoding argininosuccinate synthase — MAERVVLAYSGGLDTSVGIGWLKDATGKEVVALAVDVGQGGEDMEVIRQRALDCGAVEAVVVDAKDEFADDYIVPALKANALYQKRYPLVSGLSRPLIAKHLARVAHELGANSVAHGCTGKGNDQVRFEAAVAALAPDLTSIAPVRDLALTRDKAIVYANEHDLPIEQSKKSPYSIDKNVWGRAVETGFLEDPWNGPIEDLYEYTQDPDVLREATEVTITFEAGVPVAIDGVRYSPLRIVQELNAAAGAHGIGRIDVVEDRLVGIKSREVYEAPAAMTLIEAHEELESLTIERDLGRYKRGVEKDWANLVYDGLWFSGLKRSLDAFIEDSQRHVSGDIRMTLRGGRAVVTGRRSDTSLYDFDLATYDTGDTFDQSLSKGFIELWSLPSKISARRDLAVEQAALAADDAASASAPAAE; from the coding sequence ATGGCCGAACGCGTGGTACTGGCATATTCCGGCGGACTCGACACCTCGGTCGGCATCGGCTGGCTCAAGGACGCGACCGGCAAGGAGGTCGTGGCCCTCGCGGTCGACGTCGGCCAGGGCGGCGAGGACATGGAGGTCATCCGGCAGCGCGCCCTCGACTGCGGCGCGGTCGAGGCCGTCGTCGTGGATGCGAAGGACGAGTTCGCGGACGACTACATCGTCCCGGCGCTCAAGGCCAACGCGCTCTACCAGAAGCGCTACCCGCTGGTCTCGGGCCTCAGCCGCCCGCTGATCGCCAAGCACCTCGCCCGCGTCGCCCACGAGCTCGGCGCGAACAGCGTCGCGCACGGCTGCACGGGCAAGGGCAACGACCAGGTGCGCTTCGAGGCCGCCGTCGCGGCGCTCGCGCCCGACCTCACCTCCATCGCGCCCGTCCGCGACCTCGCCCTCACGCGCGACAAGGCCATCGTCTACGCGAACGAGCACGACCTGCCCATCGAGCAGAGCAAGAAGAGCCCGTACTCGATCGACAAGAACGTCTGGGGCCGCGCGGTCGAGACCGGCTTCCTCGAGGACCCGTGGAACGGCCCCATCGAGGACCTCTACGAGTACACCCAGGACCCCGACGTGCTGCGCGAGGCGACCGAGGTCACCATCACGTTCGAGGCCGGCGTCCCCGTCGCCATCGACGGCGTGCGCTACTCGCCGCTGCGCATCGTGCAGGAGCTGAACGCCGCCGCCGGCGCGCACGGCATCGGCCGCATCGACGTCGTCGAGGACCGCCTCGTCGGCATCAAGAGCCGCGAGGTCTACGAGGCCCCCGCGGCCATGACGCTCATCGAGGCGCACGAGGAGCTCGAGTCCCTCACCATCGAGCGCGACCTCGGTCGCTACAAGCGCGGCGTCGAGAAGGACTGGGCGAACCTCGTCTACGACGGCCTCTGGTTCTCCGGCCTCAAGCGCTCGCTCGACGCGTTCATCGAGGACTCGCAGCGTCACGTCTCCGGCGACATCCGCATGACGCTCCGGGGCGGTCGCGCGGTCGTCACGGGACGCCGCAGCGACACGAGCCTGTACGACTTCGACCTGGCCACCTACGACACGGGCGACACCTTCGACCAGTCGCTGTCGAAGGGTTTCATCGAGCTGTGGTCGCTGCCGAGCAAGATCTCGGCGCGCCGCGACCTCGCCGTGGAGCAGGCCGCGCTGGCCGCCGACGACGCGGCGTCCGCGTCCGCGCCCGCCGCGGAGTAG
- the argF gene encoding ornithine carbamoyltransferase, whose product MTRHFLRDDDLSPAEQAEVLDLAVQLKRERWSERPLAGPQTVAVIFDKSSTRTRVSFAVGIADLGGVPLIISTANSQLGGKETASDTARVLERQVAAIVWRTYGQAGLEEMAAGTTVPVVNALSDDFHPCQLLADLLTIREHRGDPAGQTLTFLGDGACNMAQSYLLAGATAGMHVRIAAPPGYVPSESVVADAERIAASTGGSVRVLTDPVEAVTGADVVVTDTWVSMGREEEKAVRLAELGAYQVTTELMAHAVDDAIFLHCLPADREYEVASEVIDGPRSVVWDEAENRLHAQKALLVWLLRQA is encoded by the coding sequence ATGACCCGCCACTTCCTGCGCGACGACGACCTGAGCCCGGCCGAGCAGGCCGAGGTGCTCGATCTGGCGGTGCAGCTCAAGCGCGAGCGATGGTCCGAGCGGCCCCTCGCCGGCCCGCAGACCGTCGCCGTCATCTTCGACAAGTCCTCGACCCGCACGCGCGTCTCCTTCGCGGTCGGCATCGCGGACCTCGGCGGCGTGCCGCTCATCATCAGCACCGCCAACAGCCAGCTGGGCGGCAAGGAGACCGCGAGCGACACCGCGCGCGTGCTCGAGCGCCAGGTCGCCGCCATCGTCTGGCGCACCTACGGGCAGGCGGGCCTCGAGGAGATGGCCGCGGGCACGACGGTCCCCGTCGTCAACGCGCTGTCCGACGACTTCCACCCCTGCCAGCTGCTGGCCGACCTGCTCACCATCCGGGAGCACCGCGGCGACCCCGCCGGCCAGACCCTCACCTTCCTCGGCGACGGCGCCTGCAACATGGCGCAGTCCTACCTGCTCGCCGGCGCCACCGCGGGCATGCACGTCCGCATCGCGGCGCCCCCCGGCTACGTGCCGTCGGAGTCCGTCGTGGCGGATGCCGAGCGCATCGCCGCGTCCACCGGCGGCTCGGTCCGCGTCCTCACGGATCCGGTCGAGGCCGTCACCGGCGCCGACGTCGTGGTCACCGACACCTGGGTGTCGATGGGCCGCGAGGAGGAGAAGGCCGTGCGGCTCGCCGAGCTCGGCGCGTACCAGGTCACGACCGAGCTCATGGCGCACGCGGTCGACGACGCGATCTTCCTGCACTGCCTGCCCGCCGACCGCGAGTACGAGGTGGCCTCCGAGGTCATCGACGGCCCGCGATCGGTGGTCTGGGACGAGGCGGAGAACCGCCTGCACGCCCAGAAGGCCCTGCTCGTCTGGCTCCTCCGCCAGGCGTAG
- a CDS encoding acetylornithine transaminase, whose protein sequence is MTTTQPERRTTQTESEWSDRFQAAMMRSSPPPLAMLVRGEGCRVWDSTGREYLDFLAGIAVNSLGHAHPALIRAVTEQVSTLAHVSNYFATPPQIALAERLRRITGAGDTGRVYFGNSGAEANEAAFKLARRNGSARRTRVITLQGSFHGRTMGALALTGQPALQAPFLPLPGGVEHIAPTMEALEAAIDDTVQALILEPIQGEAGVVDLPEGFLRRARELTREHGALLVLDEIQTGVGRTGRWFAYEHEGVRPDAVTIAKGIAGGVPIGALVAFDAAADLLQKGQHGSTFGGNPLATAAGNAVLAEIEDAGLVENAARRGEEIRAAITGLGSPLIAEVRGRGLLIGVGLHHEDGGRIAAAALGEGLIINAPNARSLRIAPPLIVGDAEVRDFRERFGRALAHLR, encoded by the coding sequence ATGACCACGACCCAGCCAGAGCGGCGCACCACGCAGACCGAGAGCGAGTGGTCCGACCGCTTCCAGGCCGCGATGATGCGCTCGTCCCCGCCGCCGCTCGCCATGCTCGTGCGCGGCGAGGGCTGCCGCGTGTGGGACTCGACCGGACGCGAGTACCTCGACTTCCTCGCCGGCATCGCCGTCAACTCGCTCGGGCACGCGCACCCGGCGCTCATCCGCGCGGTCACCGAGCAGGTGTCGACGCTCGCGCACGTCTCCAACTACTTCGCGACGCCGCCGCAGATCGCGCTCGCCGAGCGCCTCCGCCGCATCACGGGCGCGGGCGACACGGGCCGCGTCTACTTCGGCAATTCGGGCGCCGAGGCGAACGAGGCGGCCTTCAAGCTCGCGCGCCGCAACGGATCCGCGCGGCGCACGCGCGTCATCACGCTGCAGGGCTCCTTCCACGGCCGCACGATGGGGGCGCTCGCGCTCACCGGGCAGCCGGCGCTGCAGGCGCCGTTCCTCCCGCTGCCCGGCGGCGTCGAGCACATCGCGCCCACGATGGAGGCGCTCGAGGCCGCGATCGACGACACCGTCCAGGCGCTCATCCTCGAGCCGATCCAGGGCGAGGCCGGCGTCGTCGACCTCCCGGAGGGCTTCCTCCGGCGCGCGCGTGAGCTCACGCGCGAGCACGGCGCGCTGCTCGTCCTCGACGAGATCCAGACGGGCGTTGGTCGCACCGGCCGCTGGTTCGCCTACGAGCACGAGGGCGTGCGGCCGGACGCGGTCACCATCGCCAAGGGCATCGCGGGCGGCGTCCCCATCGGGGCGCTCGTGGCCTTCGACGCGGCGGCCGACCTCCTGCAGAAGGGCCAGCACGGATCCACGTTCGGCGGCAACCCGCTCGCCACGGCCGCGGGGAACGCGGTCCTCGCGGAGATCGAGGACGCGGGGCTCGTGGAGAACGCCGCCCGTCGCGGCGAGGAGATCCGCGCCGCCATCACCGGCCTCGGGTCGCCGCTCATCGCCGAGGTCCGCGGTCGCGGCCTCCTCATCGGCGTCGGCCTCCACCACGAGGACGGCGGGCGCATCGCGGCGGCCGCGCTCGGCGAGGGGCTCATCATCAACGCGCCCAACGCCCGCAGCCTCCGCATCGCGCCGCCGCTCATCGTCGGCGACGCCGAGGTGCGCGACTTCCGCGAGCGGTTCGGTCGCGCGCTGGCGCACCTGCGCTGA
- the argB gene encoding acetylglutamate kinase, giving the protein MTAITQDAAERDQAQAESKAATLIESLSWLQRFHDRIVVVKFGGNAMVDEELTRTFAEDVVYLRYAGLRPVVVHGGGPQISAMLTRLGIESEFRGGYRVTTPEVLEVVRMVLTGQVSRDVVRGINAHGPLAAAVSGEDAGLFTGRRRGAVVDGVEVDLGLVGDVVSVDPTAVLAQLDAGRIPVVSSIAPDESDPAVSLNVNADAAAAALAVALGAEKLVILTDVAGLYRDWPDRGSLVSDIRADELRALLPSLESGMIPKMAACLEAVDGGVPKAAIIDGRIPHSMLLEIFTTNGIGTEVVPA; this is encoded by the coding sequence GTGACCGCCATCACGCAGGACGCCGCGGAGCGCGACCAGGCGCAGGCCGAGTCGAAGGCCGCGACGCTCATCGAGTCGCTGTCGTGGCTGCAGCGCTTCCACGACCGCATCGTGGTCGTGAAGTTCGGCGGCAACGCCATGGTCGACGAGGAGCTCACGCGCACCTTCGCCGAGGACGTCGTCTACCTCCGCTACGCCGGGCTCCGGCCCGTCGTCGTGCACGGCGGCGGCCCGCAGATCAGCGCGATGCTCACCCGCCTCGGCATCGAGAGCGAGTTCCGCGGGGGATACCGCGTGACGACCCCCGAGGTCCTCGAGGTCGTGCGCATGGTGCTCACCGGCCAGGTCAGCCGCGACGTCGTCCGCGGCATCAACGCGCACGGCCCGCTCGCGGCCGCCGTCTCCGGCGAGGACGCGGGCCTGTTCACCGGGCGCCGGCGCGGCGCGGTCGTCGACGGCGTCGAGGTCGACCTCGGCCTCGTGGGCGACGTGGTGTCCGTGGATCCCACCGCCGTGCTCGCGCAGCTCGACGCGGGCCGCATCCCGGTCGTCTCCTCCATCGCGCCCGACGAGTCCGATCCCGCCGTGTCGCTCAACGTCAACGCCGATGCCGCGGCCGCCGCGCTCGCCGTGGCGCTCGGCGCCGAGAAGCTCGTCATCCTCACCGACGTCGCCGGCCTCTACCGCGACTGGCCCGACCGCGGATCGCTCGTCTCCGACATCCGCGCGGACGAGCTCCGCGCCCTGCTGCCGTCGCTCGAGTCGGGCATGATCCCGAAGATGGCCGCGTGCCTCGAGGCCGTCGACGGCGGAGTGCCCAAGGCCGCCATCATCGACGGCCGCATCCCGCACTCGATGCTCCTGGAGATCTTCACCACGAACGGAATCGGAACGGAGGTCGTGCCCGCATGA
- the argJ gene encoding bifunctional glutamate N-acetyltransferase/amino-acid acetyltransferase ArgJ — protein MSVTAARGFVAGGVAAGLKSTGALDVALVRNIGPSQAAAAVFTSNRCQANPILWSRQVMSDGRVSAVVLNSGGANCYTGSRGFQVTHATAEAVGRALDVSSGDVLVCSTGLIGEQLPLDKLEDGVARVAVALGEGGGDDAARAIMTTDTKPKQSVRASGAGWTVGGMAKGAGMLAPGLATMLVVITTDADLDAAALDAALREATRVTFDRLDSDGCMSTNDQVTLLASAASGVVPDAAEFQAALTAVCADLAAQLQADAEGASHDIAIEVVHAASDDDAVEVGRAVARSNLFKAAVFGNDPNWGRVLAAVGTTGAAFDPYGIDVAINGVEVCRAGEPHESRDLVDLHPRAVHVLIDLHAGDATATILTNDLTHDYVHENSAYAS, from the coding sequence GTGAGCGTCACCGCCGCACGCGGCTTCGTCGCCGGAGGGGTCGCCGCCGGCCTCAAGTCCACGGGCGCGCTCGACGTCGCCCTCGTCCGCAACATCGGCCCGTCGCAGGCCGCGGCAGCCGTGTTCACGAGCAACCGCTGCCAGGCGAACCCCATCCTCTGGTCGCGCCAGGTCATGAGCGACGGGCGCGTGAGCGCGGTCGTCCTCAACTCCGGCGGCGCCAACTGCTACACGGGATCCCGCGGGTTCCAGGTCACGCATGCCACCGCCGAGGCGGTCGGCCGCGCGCTCGACGTCTCCAGCGGCGACGTGCTCGTCTGCAGCACGGGCCTCATCGGCGAGCAGCTCCCGCTCGACAAGCTCGAGGACGGCGTGGCCCGCGTGGCCGTCGCGCTCGGGGAGGGCGGCGGGGACGACGCGGCCCGCGCCATCATGACCACCGACACCAAGCCCAAGCAGTCGGTCCGCGCGTCCGGCGCCGGCTGGACCGTGGGCGGCATGGCCAAGGGCGCGGGCATGCTGGCGCCGGGACTCGCGACGATGCTCGTCGTGATCACCACCGACGCCGACCTCGACGCCGCCGCGCTCGACGCCGCGCTGCGCGAGGCCACCCGCGTCACGTTCGACCGGCTCGACTCGGACGGCTGCATGTCCACGAACGACCAGGTCACGCTCCTGGCTTCGGCGGCATCCGGCGTGGTGCCCGACGCCGCCGAGTTCCAGGCCGCGCTCACCGCGGTGTGCGCGGACCTCGCCGCGCAGCTGCAGGCCGACGCCGAGGGGGCGTCCCACGACATCGCCATCGAGGTCGTGCACGCGGCCTCCGACGACGACGCCGTCGAGGTCGGCCGCGCGGTCGCCCGCAGCAACCTCTTCAAGGCCGCCGTGTTCGGCAACGACCCCAACTGGGGCCGGGTGCTCGCCGCCGTCGGCACGACGGGCGCCGCGTTCGACCCCTACGGCATCGACGTCGCCATCAACGGCGTCGAGGTGTGCCGCGCGGGCGAGCCGCACGAGAGCCGCGACCTGGTCGACCTCCACCCGCGCGCCGTGCACGTCCTGATCGACCTGCACGCGGGCGACGCGACGGCGACCATCCTCACCAACGACCTCACGCACGACTACGTGCACGAGAACAGCGCGTACGCCAGCTGA
- the argC gene encoding N-acetyl-gamma-glutamyl-phosphate reductase, whose amino-acid sequence MSFSVAVAGASGYAGGELLRLLAGHPQLEVTTLTAFQNAGERLRQVHPHLTSYADRTFVETTAGQLAGHDVVFLALPHGKSGAITAELDDSTLVVDCGADHRLVDEAAWDAFYGGDFAGAWPYGLPELLHAGEGGTQRTRLSGVKRIAVPGCNVTAITLGLQPGIRAGVIEPEDIVAVLAVGPSGAGRSLRTNLLASEILGSASAYAVGGTHRHTPEIRQNLEAAGGRHVSVSFTPVLVPMARGILATATARLAPGASAHDVRAAWESAYADEPFVHLLPEGSFPAVSDVTGSNTALVGLAVDEAAGRVVSVTAIDNLVKGTAGAAIQSANIALGLPEHLGLPVDGVAP is encoded by the coding sequence ATGTCATTCTCAGTCGCCGTCGCGGGGGCCAGCGGCTACGCGGGCGGGGAGCTCCTCCGCCTGCTCGCCGGCCACCCGCAGCTCGAGGTCACGACGCTCACCGCCTTCCAGAACGCGGGCGAGCGGCTGCGCCAGGTGCACCCGCACCTCACGTCGTACGCCGACCGCACGTTCGTCGAGACGACGGCCGGGCAGCTCGCCGGCCACGACGTCGTCTTCCTCGCGCTGCCGCACGGCAAGTCCGGCGCGATCACGGCCGAGCTCGACGACTCCACGCTCGTGGTCGACTGCGGCGCCGACCACCGCCTCGTCGACGAGGCCGCGTGGGACGCCTTCTACGGCGGCGACTTCGCGGGCGCCTGGCCCTACGGCCTTCCCGAGCTGCTGCACGCGGGCGAGGGCGGCACCCAGCGCACGCGCCTCTCCGGCGTGAAGCGCATCGCGGTGCCCGGCTGCAACGTCACGGCCATCACGCTCGGGCTGCAGCCCGGCATCCGCGCGGGCGTCATCGAGCCGGAGGACATCGTCGCGGTGCTCGCGGTCGGCCCGTCCGGCGCCGGGCGCTCGCTCCGCACGAACCTCCTGGCGAGCGAGATCCTCGGATCCGCGAGCGCCTACGCGGTCGGCGGCACGCACCGGCACACGCCGGAGATCCGCCAGAACCTGGAGGCGGCGGGAGGCCGGCACGTGAGCGTCTCGTTCACGCCCGTCCTCGTGCCCATGGCGCGGGGGATCCTCGCCACGGCCACCGCGCGCCTCGCACCCGGGGCATCCGCCCACGACGTGCGCGCCGCGTGGGAGTCCGCCTACGCCGACGAGCCGTTCGTGCACCTGCTGCCGGAGGGGTCGTTCCCGGCCGTGTCCGACGTCACGGGCTCGAACACCGCTCTCGTCGGCCTCGCGGTCGACGAGGCCGCGGGCCGCGTCGTCTCGGTCACCGCCATCGACAACCTGGTCAAGGGCACGGCGGGCGCCGCCATCCAGTCCGCCAACATCGCGCTCGGGCTCCCCGAGCACCTCGGCCTCCCGGTGGACGGGGTGGCCCCGTGA